In Chloroflexia bacterium SDU3-3, one DNA window encodes the following:
- a CDS encoding NUDIX domain-containing protein: MAHYLYGERIGREASIRLGCSAVLLDAGGGRVLLTRRTDNGRWCLPGGGVDAGESVAEAVEREVWEETGLRVRATRLLGVYSSPDMLVAYADGNRFQLVALNFVVEQVGGELRLSDETTEYGFFGWDELEQMDIIDPHVVRLRDVRAGGDAPYMR, translated from the coding sequence ATGGCCCACTATCTCTACGGCGAGCGGATCGGGCGCGAGGCGAGCATCCGCCTGGGCTGCAGCGCCGTGCTGCTGGATGCGGGCGGCGGGCGCGTGCTGCTGACGCGGCGCACCGACAACGGGCGCTGGTGCCTGCCCGGCGGCGGGGTGGATGCGGGCGAGAGCGTGGCCGAGGCTGTCGAGCGCGAGGTCTGGGAGGAGACCGGGCTGCGGGTGCGGGCCACGCGGCTGCTGGGCGTGTACAGCTCGCCCGACATGCTGGTGGCCTACGCCGACGGCAACCGCTTCCAGCTGGTGGCGCTCAACTTCGTGGTCGAGCAGGTGGGCGGCGAGCTGCGGCTGAGCGACGAGACCACCGAGTACGGCTTCTTCGGCTGGGATGAGCTGGAGCAGATGGACATCATCGACCCGCATGTGGTGCGCCTGCGCGACGTGCGCGCGGGGGGAGATGCGCCGTATATGCGCTAG
- a CDS encoding SelT/SelW/SelH family protein: MEEKPRIQIRYCTGCRWLMRAAWTAQELLTTFEQELGEVALAPGSGGVFEVRLDGELVWSRADEGHLPELKELKQIIRDRVAPGRSLGHSDR; this comes from the coding sequence ATGGAGGAGAAACCACGCATCCAGATCCGCTACTGCACGGGCTGCCGCTGGCTGATGCGCGCCGCCTGGACCGCGCAGGAGCTGCTGACCACCTTCGAGCAGGAGCTGGGCGAGGTGGCGCTCGCGCCGGGCAGCGGCGGGGTGTTCGAGGTGCGGCTCGACGGCGAGCTGGTGTGGTCGCGCGCCGACGAGGGCCACCTGCCCGAGCTGAAGGAGCTGAAGCAGATCATCCGCGACCGCGTGGCCCCAGGCCGCTCGCTGGGCCACTCCGACCGCTAG
- the ureG gene encoding urease accessory protein UreG translates to MGWGIGSTPRVGVGGPVGSGKTALIERLVPMLIARGYPPLVITNDIYTQEDAQHVRRTLEGVLPAERVVGVETGCCPHTAVRDDPTMNLAAAAELEEQFPDGRVTLLESGGDNLTLTFSRALVSYFIFVIDVSGGDKIPRKRGPGIITSDLLVINKTDLAPYVGASLDVMRRDAEVQRQGKPFVFTNCATGEGLDAVLEAVIGVIERGA, encoded by the coding sequence ATGGGCTGGGGCATCGGCAGCACGCCCCGCGTGGGCGTGGGCGGCCCGGTGGGCAGCGGCAAGACGGCCCTGATCGAGCGGCTGGTGCCCATGCTGATCGCGCGCGGCTACCCGCCGCTGGTGATCACCAACGACATCTACACCCAGGAGGACGCCCAGCACGTGCGGCGCACCCTGGAGGGCGTGCTGCCCGCCGAGCGCGTGGTGGGTGTGGAGACGGGCTGCTGCCCCCACACGGCGGTGCGCGACGACCCGACCATGAACCTGGCCGCCGCCGCCGAGCTAGAGGAGCAGTTCCCCGATGGCCGCGTGACCCTGCTGGAGAGCGGCGGCGACAACCTGACGTTGACGTTTAGCCGCGCTCTGGTCAGCTACTTCATCTTCGTGATCGATGTCTCGGGCGGCGACAAGATCCCGCGCAAGCGCGGCCCGGGCATTATCACATCCGACCTGCTGGTGATTAACAAGACCGACCTCGCGCCCTACGTGGGGGCCAGCCTGGATGTGATGCGGCGCGACGCCGAGGTGCAGCGCCAGGGCAAGCCGTTCGTGTTCACCAACTGCGCCACCGGCGAGGGGCTGGACGCGGTGCTGGAGGCCGTGATCGGCGTGATCGAGCGCGGCGCATGA